From a region of the Streptomyces tirandamycinicus genome:
- a CDS encoding sugar ABC transporter ATP-binding protein — protein MSDPDELLRIEGIRKTFPGVVALDGVDFDLRRGEVHVLLGENGAGKSTLIKTLSGACTPDAGRILAGGEEVHIKSAQDSERLGIATIYQEFVLVPDLSVAENIFLGRQPRRFGMVDRKRMEADAEELLARVGVNVSPRARVRELGIARRQMVEIAKALSLDARVLIMDEPTAVLTTEEVERLFAIVRQLRADGVGVVFITHHLEEIAALGDRVTVIRDGRTVGQVPASTAEDELVRLMVGRPIEQQYPRETAEAGATLLTVEGLTRDGVFHDVSFEVRAGEVVGIAGLVGAGRTEVVRAVFGADPYDKGTVKAGGAAVKPHDVNAAMAAGIGLVPEDRKGQGLVLDASVEENLGLVTMRQATRAGLVDLGRQREAAARIANRLGVRMVGPGQQARTLSGGNQQKVVIGKWLLADTRVLILDEPTRGIDVGAKVEIYRLVNELTAAGAAVLMISSDLPEVLGMSDRVLVMAQGRIAGELPAGEATQDAVMALAVGNPTTETEASRGH, from the coding sequence GTGAGCGACCCGGACGAGTTGCTGCGAATCGAGGGCATCCGCAAAACCTTCCCCGGCGTGGTCGCGCTCGACGGCGTCGACTTCGATCTGCGCCGGGGCGAGGTGCATGTGCTGCTCGGCGAGAACGGCGCCGGCAAGAGCACGCTCATCAAGACGCTCTCCGGTGCCTGCACGCCCGACGCCGGGCGGATCCTGGCGGGCGGTGAGGAGGTGCACATCAAGAGTGCGCAGGACTCCGAGCGGCTCGGAATCGCCACCATCTACCAGGAGTTCGTCCTCGTACCCGATCTGTCCGTCGCCGAGAACATCTTCCTCGGACGCCAGCCCCGGCGGTTCGGGATGGTCGACCGCAAGCGGATGGAGGCCGACGCCGAGGAACTGCTCGCGCGCGTGGGCGTGAACGTGTCCCCACGGGCGCGCGTGCGTGAACTCGGCATCGCCCGGCGGCAGATGGTCGAGATCGCCAAGGCGCTCAGCCTTGACGCACGCGTGCTCATCATGGACGAGCCCACCGCCGTACTCACCACCGAGGAGGTCGAGAGGCTGTTCGCCATCGTGCGGCAGCTGCGGGCGGACGGGGTCGGAGTCGTGTTCATCACGCACCACCTGGAGGAGATCGCCGCCCTCGGGGACCGCGTGACCGTCATCCGCGACGGGAGGACCGTCGGGCAGGTGCCCGCCTCCACCGCCGAGGACGAACTCGTCCGGCTCATGGTGGGGCGGCCGATCGAGCAGCAGTACCCGCGGGAAACGGCCGAAGCCGGAGCCACACTGCTGACCGTCGAGGGCCTCACCCGGGACGGCGTCTTCCACGACGTGAGCTTCGAGGTGCGGGCCGGTGAGGTGGTGGGCATCGCGGGGCTCGTCGGGGCCGGCCGTACCGAGGTCGTACGGGCCGTGTTCGGGGCCGATCCCTACGACAAAGGCACCGTGAAAGCCGGGGGAGCGGCGGTGAAACCCCACGACGTCAACGCCGCCATGGCCGCCGGGATCGGCCTGGTGCCCGAGGACCGCAAGGGCCAGGGACTGGTCCTCGACGCCTCCGTGGAGGAGAACCTCGGGCTGGTCACCATGCGGCAGGCCACCCGCGCGGGGCTCGTCGACCTCGGCAGGCAGCGCGAGGCCGCCGCACGGATCGCCAACCGGCTCGGAGTGCGGATGGTCGGGCCCGGGCAGCAGGCGCGGACCCTGTCCGGCGGCAACCAGCAGAAGGTCGTCATCGGCAAGTGGCTGCTCGCCGACACCAGGGTGCTGATCCTCGACGAGCCGACACGCGGGATCGACGTCGGCGCCAAGGTCGAGATCTACCGGCTCGTCAACGAGCTGACCGCCGCCGGAGCCGCCGTCCTGATGATCTCCAGCGATCTGCCCGAGGTGCTCGGCATGAGCGACCGGGTCCTGGTGATGGCGCAGGGGCGGATCGCGGGCGAACTCCCCGCCGGCGAGGCGACCCAGGACGCCGTGATGGCGCTCGCCGTCGGCAACCCCACTACGGAAACGGAGGCCTCACGTGGCCACTGA
- a CDS encoding LacI family DNA-binding transcriptional regulator — MASIKDVAAEAGVSAATVSRVLNDHPSVSADARTRVLAAVATLGYRPNAVARSLRTDQTHTLGLVISDVLNPYFTELARSVEEEARALGYSVIIGNADERPDLQDHHVRNLLDRRIDGLLVSPTDGGSPLMLDAARAGTPMVFVDRWIPGVDVPVVRSDGRAAVRDLVEHLHGLGHRRLAIIAGPAATTTGRERVEAFREALRAHGLDLPDAYVGQGDFQAESGRQVTERFLDLPEPPEVVFAADNLMALGALDAVRARGMRVPGDIALAAFDDVRWFVHTDPPVTAIAQPTGELGRAAVRALVARIEGRPGESLTLPARLVIRRSCGEPPSTVPPPSPVRRSMP, encoded by the coding sequence ATGGCGAGTATCAAGGACGTCGCCGCCGAGGCGGGTGTCTCCGCCGCCACGGTCTCGCGCGTCCTGAACGACCATCCGTCGGTCAGCGCCGACGCCCGCACGCGCGTGCTGGCCGCCGTCGCGACGCTCGGCTACCGCCCGAACGCCGTCGCCCGCTCCCTGCGCACCGACCAGACCCACACCCTCGGCCTGGTCATCAGCGACGTGCTGAACCCCTACTTCACCGAACTGGCCCGCTCCGTCGAGGAGGAGGCCCGCGCGCTCGGCTACAGCGTGATCATCGGGAACGCCGACGAGCGGCCCGACCTCCAGGACCACCACGTACGGAACCTGCTGGACCGCCGCATCGACGGCCTCCTCGTCTCCCCCACCGACGGCGGCTCGCCGCTGATGCTCGACGCCGCACGCGCGGGGACGCCGATGGTGTTCGTCGACCGGTGGATCCCGGGCGTGGACGTGCCCGTGGTCCGCTCGGACGGGCGGGCGGCCGTACGGGACCTGGTCGAGCACCTGCACGGCCTCGGGCACCGGCGCCTCGCGATCATCGCAGGACCTGCCGCGACCACCACCGGGCGGGAGCGCGTGGAGGCCTTCAGGGAGGCGCTCCGCGCGCACGGCCTCGACCTCCCCGACGCCTACGTGGGCCAGGGCGACTTCCAGGCCGAGAGCGGCCGCCAGGTCACCGAGCGCTTCCTCGACCTGCCCGAGCCGCCCGAGGTCGTCTTCGCGGCCGACAACCTGATGGCCCTCGGAGCCCTGGACGCCGTACGCGCCCGGGGCATGCGCGTCCCCGGCGACATCGCGCTCGCCGCCTTCGACGACGTCCGGTGGTTCGTGCACACCGACCCGCCGGTCACCGCCATCGCGCAGCCCACCGGCGAACTGGGGCGCGCCGCGGTGCGCGCACTCGTCGCCCGGATCGAGGGCCGGCCCGGTGAGTCACTCACCCTGCCCGCCCGCCTCGTCATCCGCCGATCGTGCGGCGAGCCCCCCTCGACCGTGCCGCCCCCGTCCCCCGTACGAAGGAGTATGCCGTGA
- a CDS encoding substrate-binding domain-containing protein, giving the protein MATDTIKSPAGAGGASGPGGLRRLLLDNGALTALIVLVVALSALSGDFLTADNLLNIGVQAAVTAILAFGVTFVIVSAGIDLSVGSVAALSATVLAWSATSEGVPVVLAVILAVATGTVCGLVNGFLVSYGKLPPFIATLAMLSVARGLSLVISQGSPIAFPESVSRLGDTLGGWLPVPVLVMAVMGLITAFVLGRTYLGRSMYAIGGNEEAARLSGLRVSKQKVAVYALSGLFAAAAGIVLASRLSSAQPQAAQGYELDAIAAVVIGGASLAGGTGKASGTLIGALILAVLRNGLNLLSVSAFWQQVVIGVVIALAVLLDTVRRKAGATPVVAGTGGGPGRRRQAATYLLAAVVAAAVVGATSLLHGGAQTAAQQRIGLSLSTLNNPFFVQIRAGAEAEAKRLGVDLTVTDAQNDASQQANQLQNFTSGGLASIVVNPVDSDAAGPAVQAANRAGIPVVGVDRGVNNAKTAALVSSDNVEGGRLGARALAEKLGGKGTIVILQGQAGTSASRERGAGFAEGLKAYPGIKVVAKQPADFDRTKGLDVMTNLLQAHPGIDGVFAENDEMALGATKALGSKAGTSVQVVGFDGTPDGLKAVENGTLYASVAQQPRELGRIAVGNALRAAAGEKVSATVKVPVKVVTKENVAGFGG; this is encoded by the coding sequence GTGGCCACTGACACCATCAAGAGCCCCGCGGGCGCGGGCGGCGCCTCCGGCCCCGGCGGGCTGCGCCGGCTGCTGCTCGACAACGGGGCGCTCACCGCGCTCATCGTCCTCGTCGTCGCGCTGTCGGCACTGTCCGGCGACTTCCTGACGGCGGACAACCTGCTCAACATCGGCGTCCAGGCGGCCGTCACCGCGATCCTCGCCTTCGGCGTGACCTTCGTCATCGTCTCGGCGGGCATCGACCTTTCGGTGGGCTCGGTCGCCGCGTTGTCCGCGACCGTCCTCGCCTGGAGCGCCACCAGCGAGGGAGTACCGGTCGTCCTGGCGGTGATCCTGGCCGTCGCCACCGGCACGGTCTGCGGCCTGGTCAACGGCTTCCTGGTCTCGTACGGCAAACTCCCGCCGTTCATCGCGACACTCGCCATGCTGTCCGTGGCGCGCGGGCTGTCGCTCGTCATCTCGCAGGGCTCGCCGATCGCCTTTCCGGAATCGGTCTCACGCCTCGGTGACACCCTCGGCGGCTGGCTCCCGGTGCCGGTGCTGGTGATGGCCGTCATGGGGCTGATCACGGCGTTCGTGCTGGGGCGGACCTACCTCGGCCGGTCCATGTACGCGATCGGCGGCAACGAGGAAGCGGCCCGGCTGTCGGGGCTGCGGGTCAGCAAGCAGAAAGTCGCCGTCTACGCGCTGTCCGGGCTGTTCGCCGCCGCCGCGGGCATCGTGCTCGCCTCCCGGTTGTCGTCCGCGCAACCGCAGGCCGCCCAGGGGTACGAACTCGACGCCATCGCGGCCGTCGTCATCGGCGGTGCCTCGCTCGCGGGCGGTACCGGCAAGGCGTCCGGGACTCTGATCGGCGCGCTGATACTGGCGGTGCTGCGCAACGGCCTCAACCTCCTGTCCGTGTCCGCCTTCTGGCAGCAGGTGGTCATCGGTGTGGTGATCGCGCTGGCCGTGCTGCTCGACACCGTGCGGCGCAAGGCGGGGGCGACTCCGGTGGTCGCCGGTACCGGTGGCGGCCCCGGCAGGCGCAGGCAGGCGGCCACCTACCTCCTCGCCGCCGTGGTCGCCGCCGCGGTCGTGGGGGCCACCTCGCTGCTGCACGGCGGCGCGCAGACGGCCGCGCAGCAGCGGATCGGGCTGTCGCTGTCCACGCTCAACAACCCCTTCTTCGTGCAGATCAGGGCGGGCGCGGAGGCCGAGGCGAAGAGGCTCGGTGTCGACCTCACCGTCACCGACGCGCAGAACGACGCCTCTCAGCAGGCCAACCAGCTGCAGAACTTCACCAGCGGGGGCCTGGCGTCGATCGTCGTCAACCCGGTGGACTCGGACGCGGCGGGCCCGGCGGTCCAGGCCGCCAACCGGGCCGGCATACCCGTCGTCGGCGTCGACCGGGGCGTCAACAACGCGAAGACGGCGGCGCTGGTCTCCTCCGACAACGTCGAGGGCGGCAGGCTGGGGGCCCGGGCACTCGCCGAGAAGCTCGGCGGCAAAGGCACCATCGTCATCCTGCAGGGCCAGGCCGGAACCTCCGCCAGCCGGGAGCGCGGCGCGGGATTCGCGGAGGGACTGAAGGCCTACCCGGGCATCAAGGTGGTCGCCAAGCAGCCCGCCGACTTCGACCGCACCAAGGGCCTCGACGTGATGACGAACCTCCTCCAGGCGCACCCCGGCATCGACGGGGTCTTCGCGGAGAACGACGAGATGGCGCTCGGCGCGACCAAGGCACTGGGATCAAAGGCCGGTACGTCGGTTCAGGTGGTCGGCTTCGACGGCACGCCGGACGGGCTGAAGGCGGTCGAGAACGGGACACTGTACGCGTCGGTGGCCCAGCAGCCGAGGGAACTCGGCCGGATCGCCGTGGGCAACGCCCTGCGCGCCGCCGCGGGCGAGAAGGTGAGTGCGACGGTGAAGGTGCCGGTGAAGGTGGTCACGAAGGAGAACGTGGCCGGATTTGGTGGCTGA
- a CDS encoding ribokinase, with translation MYDYDLLVIGSANADLVIGVDRRPGPGETVLGSDLAVHPGGKGANQAVAAARLGARTALLARVGDDAHGRLLLDAQRAAGVDTVGVLVGGAPTGVALITVDPSGDNSIVVSPGANGKLTPGDVRAAGSLFHASRVVSAQLEIPLETVVEAVRNLAPGTRFVLNPSPPRPLPAEVLAACDPLIVNEHEAKAILGDVPVGGGAADWARILLARGPRSVVVTLGAQGALVASARGVDLVPAVRVDAVDTTGAGDAFTAALAWRLGQGDALADAAAYAVRVGAAAVTRAGAQEAYPTREEVAAL, from the coding sequence ATGTACGACTACGACCTCCTGGTCATCGGGTCGGCCAACGCCGACCTGGTGATCGGGGTCGACCGGCGGCCGGGCCCAGGGGAGACGGTGCTCGGCTCCGACCTGGCCGTCCATCCGGGCGGCAAGGGCGCCAACCAGGCCGTCGCGGCCGCCCGGCTGGGAGCCCGCACGGCGCTGCTGGCCCGGGTCGGCGACGACGCGCACGGCCGTCTGCTGCTCGACGCGCAGCGGGCGGCCGGGGTCGACACGGTGGGCGTGCTGGTCGGCGGCGCGCCGACCGGCGTCGCGCTGATCACCGTGGACCCGTCCGGTGACAACAGCATCGTGGTGTCGCCGGGTGCGAACGGGAAGCTCACGCCCGGGGACGTCCGGGCGGCGGGGAGCCTCTTCCACGCCTCCCGGGTGGTGTCGGCGCAGTTGGAGATTCCGCTGGAGACGGTGGTGGAGGCGGTACGGAACCTGGCGCCGGGCACCCGCTTCGTCCTGAACCCGTCGCCGCCCCGCCCCCTGCCGGCGGAGGTGCTGGCGGCGTGCGACCCGCTGATCGTGAACGAGCACGAGGCGAAGGCGATCCTCGGCGACGTGCCGGTCGGCGGCGGTGCCGCCGACTGGGCGCGGATCCTGCTCGCCCGCGGCCCGCGTTCGGTGGTGGTGACGCTCGGTGCGCAGGGTGCTCTGGTGGCGTCGGCGCGGGGCGTGGACCTGGTGCCCGCGGTGCGGGTGGACGCAGTCGACACCACTGGTGCGGGCGATGCCTTCACCGCGGCACTGGCCTGGCGGCTGGGGCAGGGCGACGCGCTGGCGGACGCGGCGGCGTACGCGGTGCGGGTCGGGGCCGCGGCGGTGACGAGGGCGGGGGCGCAGGAGGCGTACCCGACGCGCGAAGAAGTCGCCGCGCTGTGA
- a CDS encoding cytochrome P450, with protein sequence MTQPLIRQILDYENRADPYPLYAKLRETPVLHDGHGTYVVSTYWEILSLLHDPRVSSDRRKRTVQDIYGMTDDGGDGGEGATLPPPFLRLDPPEHDRLRTVTNRSFGPPHSPRRVLEMRGELEAVVSGLIDGIEDTGRIDLVEQFSYPFPVTAICRLLGVPREDEARFHTWADTLAASLDPMPGEDPTERNQRTRDAQLQLGGYLAGLIEERRSRPGDDMLSALAAGSGADDTLSTMEAITTAALLLIAGHETTVNLITNGMLTLLRNPEVLKRLRDDPLLAPRIVEELLRYEPPVQLMPNRTAVADIDIGGLTIPSGAALWLVPGSGNRDPRRFADPDRFDPDREDIEHLGFGSGIHICFGAPLARQETELALIHLARRLHNPRLLEDPPPYRSNAVLRGPRHLYLGCDDIRP encoded by the coding sequence ATGACCCAACCCCTGATCCGGCAGATCCTCGACTACGAAAACCGCGCGGACCCCTACCCCCTCTACGCGAAGCTCCGCGAGACGCCGGTGCTCCACGACGGGCACGGCACCTACGTCGTCAGCACCTACTGGGAGATCCTGAGCCTCCTCCACGACCCCCGGGTCAGTTCCGACCGGCGCAAACGCACCGTGCAGGACATCTATGGCATGACCGACGACGGCGGCGACGGCGGCGAGGGTGCCACCCTGCCGCCCCCCTTCCTGCGCCTGGACCCCCCGGAACACGACAGGCTGCGCACGGTCACCAACCGCTCCTTCGGGCCGCCGCATTCGCCCCGGCGCGTCCTGGAGATGCGCGGCGAGCTCGAAGCGGTCGTCTCCGGCCTCATCGACGGCATCGAGGACACCGGCCGGATCGACCTCGTCGAGCAGTTCTCGTACCCCTTCCCCGTGACCGCGATCTGCCGCCTCCTCGGCGTCCCCCGCGAGGACGAAGCACGCTTCCACACCTGGGCGGACACCCTCGCCGCCAGCCTGGACCCCATGCCCGGGGAGGACCCGACCGAACGCAACCAGCGGACCCGCGACGCCCAGCTGCAGCTCGGCGGGTACCTCGCCGGCCTCATCGAGGAACGCCGCAGCCGGCCGGGCGACGACATGCTCTCCGCACTGGCGGCCGGCTCCGGGGCGGACGACACGCTGTCGACGATGGAGGCCATCACCACGGCGGCGCTGCTGCTGATCGCCGGCCACGAGACCACCGTCAACCTGATCACCAACGGGATGCTCACCCTGCTGCGCAATCCCGAGGTGCTCAAACGGCTCCGCGACGACCCCCTGCTGGCCCCGCGCATCGTGGAGGAACTGCTGCGCTACGAGCCGCCGGTGCAGCTCATGCCGAATCGCACCGCCGTCGCGGACATCGACATCGGCGGCCTCACCATCCCCAGCGGCGCCGCACTCTGGCTGGTACCCGGCTCCGGCAACCGGGACCCCCGGCGCTTCGCCGACCCCGACCGTTTCGACCCCGACCGCGAAGACATCGAGCACCTGGGCTTCGGCAGCGGCATCCACATCTGCTTCGGCGCCCCGCTCGCCCGGCAGGAGACGGAGCTCGCCCTGATCCATCTGGCGCGCAGACTGCACAATCCCCGGCTGCTGGAGGACCCTCCGCCCTACCGCAGCAACGCGGTCCTGCGCGGACCCCGGCACCTGTACCTCGGCTGCGACGACATCCGGCCCTGA
- a CDS encoding DUF4396 domain-containing protein: MYAAGNGISGTTADALMYSWFLLVAVSTAYVAYDAYTKNPELTVMKWGWVLVTLYIGPVGAALYVLSCKEPRPGTHERFVAPLWKQAFGSTIHCVAGDATGIMIAAVAASLLRLPPWGDSLLEYVVGFGFGLLVFQALFMRDMLGGSYLRAVRSTVFSEWLSMNCVMGAMVAVLVIIRSHVPGTDDAGDVRFWATFSLAVLAGLLFAYPVNVWLVANHLKHGMGTVRVLGKGGEAAPAAPVRAGTGMDMPQTEVTREQKTAMATLTVVFLASGVLLAGIFGRLG, encoded by the coding sequence ATGTACGCGGCCGGCAACGGCATCAGCGGGACCACCGCTGACGCACTGATGTATTCCTGGTTCCTCCTGGTCGCCGTGTCCACGGCCTATGTCGCCTACGACGCGTACACCAAGAACCCCGAACTGACCGTGATGAAGTGGGGCTGGGTCCTGGTGACGCTCTACATCGGCCCGGTCGGCGCGGCCCTCTATGTGCTCTCCTGCAAGGAACCCCGGCCCGGGACCCACGAGCGGTTCGTGGCACCGCTGTGGAAGCAGGCCTTCGGATCCACCATCCACTGCGTCGCCGGCGACGCCACCGGCATCATGATCGCGGCGGTGGCCGCGTCGCTGCTGAGGCTTCCCCCGTGGGGCGACAGCCTGCTCGAGTACGTCGTGGGCTTCGGCTTCGGACTGCTCGTGTTCCAGGCCCTGTTCATGCGCGACATGCTGGGCGGAAGCTACCTCCGGGCCGTGCGTTCCACGGTGTTCTCGGAGTGGCTGTCGATGAACTGCGTGATGGGCGCCATGGTGGCGGTACTCGTGATCATCCGGAGCCATGTGCCGGGCACCGACGACGCCGGCGACGTCCGCTTCTGGGCCACCTTCTCCCTCGCCGTCCTGGCCGGTCTCCTGTTCGCCTATCCGGTGAACGTCTGGCTGGTGGCCAACCATCTGAAGCACGGCATGGGGACGGTAAGGGTGCTGGGCAAGGGCGGCGAGGCGGCCCCCGCGGCGCCCGTCCGGGCCGGCACGGGAATGGACATGCCGCAGACCGAGGTGACCCGGGAGCAGAAGACGGCGATGGCGACGCTGACCGTCGTCTTCCTCGCCTCCGGAGTCCTGCTGGCCGGCATCTTCGGACGTCTGGGCTGA
- a CDS encoding ricin-type beta-trefoil lectin domain protein produces MHRRRRRLRHTLVTAVAAAAALAGLPAMAPAAAAGSGAAVSAPLPAELERIRAAEATALYGSPAERPLAERKTSIVSLGDSEISGEGIGTYEPGTNGPDNWCHRSPDAAIHRTGIGTDTTYNLACSGARTGHIVIGGTKQHADELVQSDHLAVKARNTAVKMVLLVAGANDDLRFGSVMTDCVTRWFLFKGACEPGYAPGWQARVDGLRPKVEQAARDLRTVMREAGYADSDYKLVVMGYPSPVGPDVYDNPRFRGKLLGGCTGYDSDAAWGRNQAVPAFERGIREAARNAGAVYLDNSRLFHGHEVCMDGAWARGLHIDLFNPFPPDSNSLRQSFHPNKGGHAAFAACLTRLYAVDWREASCADPASTSRPVLYEGAWDDMFRPLRNRATGTCVDVGRSKTANGSDVGGWDCHGGRNQEWWYDGERGSLHSALTHDRCLDVPRGDYTAGASLHLWNCHGGPNQRFVLRDGTISPRSAQHLCLTLASARDELRLRPCDGSAGQRFV; encoded by the coding sequence ATGCACCGCAGAAGACGCAGACTCAGACACACGCTCGTGACCGCCGTCGCCGCGGCCGCCGCCCTCGCCGGGCTGCCCGCCATGGCGCCGGCGGCCGCGGCCGGCAGCGGCGCAGCCGTCTCGGCGCCGCTGCCCGCCGAGCTGGAGCGCATCCGGGCGGCAGAGGCCACGGCCCTCTACGGCAGCCCCGCCGAGCGCCCGCTGGCCGAGCGCAAGACGTCCATCGTCTCCCTCGGCGACAGCGAGATCTCCGGAGAGGGCATCGGGACGTACGAGCCCGGCACCAACGGGCCCGACAACTGGTGCCACCGCTCACCCGACGCGGCGATCCACCGCACCGGCATCGGCACGGACACCACGTACAACCTCGCCTGCTCCGGCGCCCGGACCGGGCACATCGTGATCGGCGGCACCAAGCAGCACGCCGACGAACTCGTCCAGAGCGACCATCTCGCCGTCAAGGCGCGCAACACCGCCGTGAAGATGGTGCTGCTGGTCGCCGGAGCCAACGACGACCTGCGCTTCGGGTCCGTGATGACCGACTGCGTCACACGCTGGTTCCTGTTCAAGGGCGCCTGCGAGCCCGGCTACGCCCCCGGCTGGCAGGCACGCGTCGACGGGCTGCGGCCCAAGGTCGAGCAGGCCGCGCGCGACCTGCGGACCGTGATGCGCGAGGCCGGCTACGCGGACTCCGACTACAAACTCGTCGTCATGGGCTACCCGAGCCCCGTGGGCCCGGACGTCTACGACAACCCGCGCTTCCGGGGCAAGCTGCTGGGCGGCTGCACCGGCTACGACTCCGACGCCGCCTGGGGCCGCAACCAGGCCGTCCCCGCCTTCGAGCGGGGCATCCGCGAAGCGGCGCGCAACGCCGGCGCGGTCTACCTCGACAACTCGCGCCTCTTCCACGGGCACGAGGTGTGCATGGACGGCGCGTGGGCGCGAGGACTCCACATCGACCTCTTCAACCCCTTTCCCCCGGACTCCAATTCGCTGCGGCAGTCCTTCCACCCCAACAAGGGCGGGCACGCCGCGTTCGCGGCCTGCCTGACCCGGCTGTACGCCGTCGACTGGCGCGAGGCGAGCTGCGCCGACCCCGCGAGCACCTCGCGACCCGTGCTCTACGAGGGCGCGTGGGACGACATGTTCCGTCCGCTGCGCAACCGCGCGACCGGCACCTGCGTCGACGTCGGCCGCTCGAAGACCGCGAACGGTTCGGACGTGGGCGGCTGGGACTGCCACGGCGGCCGCAACCAGGAGTGGTGGTACGACGGGGAGCGCGGCTCGCTGCACAGCGCGCTCACCCACGACCGGTGCCTGGACGTGCCCCGCGGCGACTACACGGCAGGGGCGTCCCTCCACCTGTGGAACTGCCACGGCGGTCCCAACCAGCGCTTCGTCCTCAGGGACGGCACCATCAGCCCGAGGTCGGCGCAGCACCTGTGCCTGACGCTGGCCTCCGCCCGGGACGAGCTGCGCCTGCGCCCCTGCGACGGCTCGGCAGGGCAGCGCTTCGTCTGA
- the rbsD gene encoding D-ribose pyranase, translating into MRRAGILNRHLAGALAELGHGDLVLVCDAGMPIPRGPRVVDLAFRAGVPSFAEVLDGLLAELVVEGATAAKETRRANPAAAALLDGRLPALRLVPHERLKRLSGGARLVVRTGEASPYANVLLRCGVFF; encoded by the coding sequence GTGAGGAGGGCCGGGATCCTCAACCGCCATCTCGCCGGGGCCCTGGCGGAGTTGGGGCACGGTGACCTGGTGCTGGTGTGTGACGCCGGAATGCCGATCCCGCGCGGGCCCCGCGTCGTCGACCTGGCCTTCCGGGCCGGGGTGCCGTCGTTCGCGGAGGTGCTGGACGGGCTGCTGGCCGAACTGGTCGTGGAGGGCGCCACCGCGGCGAAGGAGACACGGCGGGCCAACCCGGCGGCGGCCGCGCTGCTGGACGGCCGCCTCCCCGCGCTCAGACTCGTACCGCACGAGCGGCTGAAGAGGCTCTCGGGAGGCGCACGTCTCGTCGTGCGCACCGGGGAGGCGTCGCCGTACGCGAATGTGCTGCTGCGCTGCGGTGTCTTCTTCTGA